The Polaromonas sp. SP1 DNA window CGTCGACGACGTGGTCGGCCTGGAACACACCTACGGCTGCGGTGTCGCCATCGACGCGCCTGATGCCATCATCCCGATACGCACGCTGCGCAACATCAGCCTGAACCCCAACTTCGGTGGTGAGGTCATGGTGGTGAGCCTGGGCTGCGAGAAGTTGCAGCCCGAGCGCCTGATGCCGCCCGGAACCATCCAGATCGTCGACGAACGCAGCGTGGCCGACGTCGGCGCCAATGCCGAAGCGCCGCTCGATGTGGTCTGCCTGCAGTCCGAGAACCATGTGGGCTTCATGTCCATGATCGACTCCATCATGCAGGCGGCCGTGCTGCACCTGGAAAAACTCGATGCACGCCGCCGCGAGACCGTGCCCGCCAGCGAACTGGTGGTCGGTGTTCAGTGCGGCGGCAGCGATGCCTTTTCCGGCGTCACTGCCAACCCGGCGGTGGGCTTTTGCACCGACCTGCTGGTGCGCGCCGGTGCCAGCGTGATGTTTTCCGAAACCACCGAGGTCCGCGACGGCATCGACCAGCTCACCTCGCGCGCAGCCACGCCGGAAGTGGCGCAGGCCATGATCCGCGAGATGGCCTGGTACGACGCCTACCTGCAAAAAGGCCTGGTCGACCGCAGCGCCAACACCACGCCCGGCAACAAGAAGGGCGGCCTGTCCAACATCGTCGAAAAAGCCATGGGCTCCATCGTCAAGTCCGGCAGCTCGCCCATCAGCGGCGTGCTGGCGCCCGGTGAAAAACTCAGGCACAAGGGGCTGACCTACACCGCCACGCCCGCCAGCGACTTCATCTGCGGCACCTTGCAGCTCGCCGCCGGCATGAATCTGCACGTGTTCACCACCGGCCGCGGCACACCTTACGGCCTGGCCGAATGCCCGGTGATCAAGGTCGCCACCCGCAGCGACCTGGCGCGCCGCTGGCACGACCTGATGGACATCAACGCCGGCCGCATTGCCGACGGCGACGCCAGCATCGAGGAGGTGGGCTGGGAGATGTTCCACCTCATGCTCGAGGTGGCCAGCGGCCGCAAGAAGACCTGGGCCGAACACTGGAAGCTGCACAACGCGCTGGTGCTGTTCAACCCCGCACCCGTGACCTGATTTATCGCCCAAAAACACGCAAGGAGACATCACCATGCAACGCCGAACCCTGATTCACACTGCCATCGCCGCAGCCGCCGGCGGCCTGTCGGCCCTCTCTGCGTTGGCGCAAGGCGCCTGGCCCACCGGCAAGGCCATCACCTACGTGGTGCCGTTCCCGCCCGGCGGCAACACCGACACGCTGGCCCGCCTGATCTCGCAGCCGCTGTCCGTCGCGCTGGGCACGCCCATCGTCATCGACAACAAGGGCGGCGCCGGCGGCAGCGTGGGTTCGGCCATCGCGTCGCGCGCGCCGGCCGACGGCTACACGCTGCTGGGCGGCACGATCAGCTCCCACTCGATCAACGTCAGCCTCTACAGCACGCCCATCGGCTACGACCCGGTGAAGTCCTTCGCGCCCGTCGCCATGCTGGGCGTGAGCCCGCTGCTGCTGGTGGTGCCGGCCGCCAGCCCGCTGCGCACCCTGGACGATGTGCTCAAGGCCGCCCGCGCCAAGAACGGCGGCCTGAGCTCGGGCTCGCCGGGCATCGGCACCTCGCCGCACATGGCGCTGGAGCTGCTGGCCAGCCAGTCGGGCGTCAAGTTCACCCATGCGCCGTACAAGGGTTCGGGCCCGGCCGTGCAGGACCTGGTCGGCGGCCAGCTCGACATGATGTTCGACACCAGCCTGATCGTCGGCCCCCACATCCAGAGCGGCAAGCTGCGCCCGATTGCCGTGACCGGCAGCCAGCGCGTGCCCGCCTACCCGAATGTGCCGACCATCGCCGAGAGCGGCCAGAAGGGCTTCGACATGGTGTCCTGGCAGGCCATGTTCGTGCCCGCGAACACGCCGCAACCCGTGGTCGACCGCCTGCACGCCGAAGTGATGAAGGTGCTGGCCCTGCCCGATGTGCAGGCCAAACTCAAGGTGTTCGGCATGGAGCCCTCCAGCATGACG harbors:
- the garD gene encoding galactarate dehydratase; the protein is MAAPLHIRMHAADNVAIVANDGGLPAGTVFADGLRLVDKVPQGHKVALVDLPKGAAVLRYNVPIGYALKDIPAGSWVHERLLAMPDARGLDGLPMATVKPPPQAPLEGYTFEGYRNADGSVGTRNILAITTTVQCVAGVVDFAVKRIKAELLPKFPNVDDVVGLEHTYGCGVAIDAPDAIIPIRTLRNISLNPNFGGEVMVVSLGCEKLQPERLMPPGTIQIVDERSVADVGANAEAPLDVVCLQSENHVGFMSMIDSIMQAAVLHLEKLDARRRETVPASELVVGVQCGGSDAFSGVTANPAVGFCTDLLVRAGASVMFSETTEVRDGIDQLTSRAATPEVAQAMIREMAWYDAYLQKGLVDRSANTTPGNKKGGLSNIVEKAMGSIVKSGSSPISGVLAPGEKLRHKGLTYTATPASDFICGTLQLAAGMNLHVFTTGRGTPYGLAECPVIKVATRSDLARRWHDLMDINAGRIADGDASIEEVGWEMFHLMLEVASGRKKTWAEHWKLHNALVLFNPAPVT
- a CDS encoding tripartite tricarboxylate transporter substrate binding protein — protein: MQRRTLIHTAIAAAAGGLSALSALAQGAWPTGKAITYVVPFPPGGNTDTLARLISQPLSVALGTPIVIDNKGGAGGSVGSAIASRAPADGYTLLGGTISSHSINVSLYSTPIGYDPVKSFAPVAMLGVSPLLLVVPAASPLRTLDDVLKAARAKNGGLSSGSPGIGTSPHMALELLASQSGVKFTHAPYKGSGPAVQDLVGGQLDMMFDTSLIVGPHIQSGKLRPIAVTGSQRVPAYPNVPTIAESGQKGFDMVSWQAMFVPANTPQPVVDRLHAEVMKVLALPDVQAKLKVFGMEPSSMTPAQLLAYQKTEVEKWAKVIKAANIKAE